In Mycobacterium stomatepiae, the following are encoded in one genomic region:
- a CDS encoding MIP/aquaporin family protein, with the protein MEQRHGVHRPACRHARADLESTPRTVHKLLVEFIGTFFLVFTVGATIRAAAPLAPLAIGAVLMVMVYAGGHISGGHYNPAVTVAALVRRRIGAAEAAGYWAAQLSAGLLAAVVAGATISASPVHTVAPRGHGMTSALIVEFLFTFALAYVVLNVATSKDHPHNSFYGLAISFTVVVGAVSVGDISGGAFNPAVVVGGAAMGLLGWSTLTYLVPELIGAVAAGLVFRALNPADR; encoded by the coding sequence TTGGAGCAGCGCCATGGCGTTCACCGCCCCGCGTGCCGCCACGCACGCGCAGACCTCGAAAGCACGCCCCGGACGGTGCACAAACTTCTCGTCGAGTTCATCGGGACGTTCTTCCTGGTGTTCACCGTCGGCGCCACTATCCGCGCCGCCGCGCCGCTGGCCCCGTTGGCAATCGGCGCGGTGCTCATGGTGATGGTCTACGCCGGCGGCCACATTTCCGGCGGCCACTACAACCCGGCGGTGACGGTGGCGGCGCTCGTCCGCCGGCGAATCGGTGCCGCTGAAGCGGCGGGCTACTGGGCAGCGCAACTCAGCGCGGGGCTCCTCGCGGCTGTCGTCGCCGGTGCGACGATCAGCGCATCGCCAGTCCACACGGTTGCACCCCGCGGTCATGGCATGACGAGTGCGCTCATCGTCGAATTCCTCTTCACCTTCGCCCTGGCCTATGTCGTGCTGAACGTCGCAACCAGCAAGGACCACCCCCACAACTCCTTCTACGGGCTGGCGATTAGTTTCACGGTGGTCGTCGGCGCGGTGAGCGTGGGTGATATTTCCGGCGGTGCGTTCAACCCCGCCGTGGTAGTGGGAGGGGCAGCGATGGGGCTGCTCGGCTGGTCGACGCTGACCTACCTCGTTCCGGAGCTGATCGGCGCCGTGGCCGCCGGCCTCGTCTTCCGCGCGCTCAACCCGGCCGATCGGTGA
- a CDS encoding acyl-CoA dehydrogenase, translated as MLLNPNQLNRKYPDARSGEIMAATVDFFESRGKARLKADDHARAWYSDFLDHIGRERIFASLLTPSEYGASDCRWDTYRISEFAEIVGFYGLNYWYPFQVTALGLGPIWMSDNEDAKRKAAAQLEAGEVFAFGLSEQSHGADVYQTDMILTPAEGGWTASGEKYYIGNANVARMVSTFGKIGDTDEYVFFAADSQHDRYELIKNVVNSQNYVANYGLRDYPVTEADLLHRGPGAFHAALNTVNICKYNLGWGAVGMCTHAMYEAVTHASNRYLYGTVVTDFTHVRRLLTDAYARLIAMKMVATRASDYMRSASPDDRRYLLYSPLTKAKITSEGERVITALWDVIAAKGVEKDTIFEAMAREIGLLPRLEGTVHINIGLLAKFMPNYLFAPHSGLPLIGRRDEAADDSFLFNQGPTGGLGKVRFHDWRAPFDSFAHLPNVALLREQIDVLAEMLASATPDAVQQKDIDFAFGVGQLFATVPYAQLILEEAPLSGSEKGCDEALIDEIFAVLVRDFNTYAVELSDKSATTDAQARFAMRMIRRPVFDQARYDQVWKDHVLPINGAYQMRP; from the coding sequence ATGCTGCTCAACCCCAACCAGTTGAACCGTAAGTATCCCGATGCTCGATCCGGGGAGATCATGGCCGCCACCGTGGACTTCTTCGAGTCCCGGGGCAAGGCGCGGCTGAAGGCCGACGATCACGCGCGGGCCTGGTACTCCGACTTCCTGGACCACATCGGGCGCGAGCGCATCTTCGCCTCGCTGCTGACGCCCTCGGAGTACGGTGCTTCGGATTGCCGCTGGGACACCTACCGGATCAGCGAGTTCGCCGAAATCGTCGGGTTCTACGGGCTCAACTACTGGTACCCCTTCCAGGTCACCGCCCTTGGCCTGGGGCCGATCTGGATGAGCGACAACGAGGACGCCAAGCGCAAGGCCGCCGCCCAGCTGGAAGCCGGCGAGGTGTTCGCGTTCGGTTTGTCCGAGCAAAGCCACGGCGCCGACGTCTACCAGACCGACATGATCCTTACGCCCGCCGAGGGCGGCTGGACCGCCAGCGGCGAGAAGTACTACATCGGCAACGCCAACGTCGCGCGGATGGTGTCGACGTTCGGCAAGATCGGCGACACGGACGAGTACGTGTTCTTCGCCGCCGACTCCCAGCACGACCGCTACGAGCTGATCAAGAACGTGGTCAACTCGCAGAACTACGTCGCCAATTATGGGCTGCGCGACTATCCGGTCACCGAGGCCGACCTGCTGCACCGTGGCCCCGGGGCGTTCCACGCCGCGCTCAACACCGTCAACATCTGCAAGTACAACCTCGGCTGGGGTGCGGTCGGCATGTGCACCCACGCGATGTACGAGGCCGTCACCCATGCGTCCAACCGTTACCTGTACGGGACCGTCGTCACCGACTTCACCCATGTGCGGCGCCTGCTCACCGACGCCTACGCACGCCTGATCGCGATGAAGATGGTCGCCACTCGCGCTTCCGACTACATGCGCAGCGCGTCGCCGGACGACCGTCGCTACCTGCTTTACAGCCCGCTCACCAAGGCGAAGATCACCAGCGAAGGCGAGCGGGTGATCACCGCCCTGTGGGACGTCATCGCCGCCAAGGGCGTCGAGAAGGACACCATCTTCGAGGCCATGGCCCGCGAGATCGGGCTGCTGCCCAGGCTGGAAGGCACGGTGCATATCAACATCGGATTGCTGGCCAAGTTCATGCCCAACTACCTGTTCGCGCCGCACAGCGGATTGCCGCTGATCGGTCGCCGCGACGAGGCTGCCGACGACTCGTTCCTGTTCAACCAGGGCCCGACCGGGGGATTGGGCAAGGTCCGCTTCCACGATTGGCGGGCGCCGTTCGACAGCTTCGCGCACCTGCCCAACGTCGCCCTGCTGCGCGAGCAGATCGACGTGCTGGCCGAGATGCTGGCCTCGGCTACGCCAGATGCGGTGCAGCAGAAAGATATTGACTTCGCCTTCGGGGTTGGCCAGTTGTTCGCCACGGTGCCCTACGCGCAGCTGATCCTGGAGGAGGCCCCGCTGTCCGGGTCCGAAAAGGGCTGCGACGAGGCGCTGATCGACGAGATCTTCGCGGTGCTGGTGCGCGACTTCAATACCTACGCAGTCGAATTGAGCGACAAGTCGGCGACGACCGATGCGCAGGCCCGCTTCGCGATGCGGATGATCCGCCGCCCGGTGTTCGACCAGGCGCGCTACGACCAGGTGTGGAAGGACCACGTCCTGCCGATCAACGGCGCCTACCAGATGCGGCCGTAG
- a CDS encoding TetR/AcrR family transcriptional regulator has protein sequence MPTVTWARVDPARRTAIIEAAEAEFGAHGFSGGSLNVIARRAGVAKGSLFQYFADKRDLFAFIADIGSQRMRGYMEGLIRELDPNRPFFEFLTELLDGWVAYFAEHPRERSLHAAATLEVDTDARISVRSVIHRHYLEVLRPLVHGAQTRGDLRTDADTDALLSLLLLIFPHLALAPYMRGLDPILGLDEPSPEQPALAVRRLVAVLIAAFATPNTSDNPAPMRSEEVT, from the coding sequence ATGCCGACGGTTACCTGGGCGCGGGTCGACCCCGCTCGACGCACGGCCATCATCGAGGCCGCCGAGGCCGAGTTCGGGGCGCACGGGTTTTCCGGTGGCAGCTTGAACGTCATCGCACGCCGCGCGGGGGTCGCCAAGGGCAGCCTGTTCCAGTACTTCGCGGACAAGCGCGACCTGTTCGCGTTCATCGCCGACATCGGCAGTCAGCGAATGCGCGGCTACATGGAAGGTCTGATCCGCGAGCTCGACCCGAACCGGCCGTTCTTCGAATTTCTCACCGAGCTGCTCGACGGCTGGGTCGCCTACTTCGCCGAGCACCCGCGGGAAAGATCGCTGCACGCCGCGGCGACCCTGGAGGTCGATACCGACGCCCGCATCAGCGTGCGCAGCGTCATCCACCGCCACTACCTGGAGGTGCTGCGGCCGCTGGTGCACGGCGCCCAAACCCGCGGCGATCTGCGCACCGACGCCGACACCGACGCGCTGCTGTCGCTGCTATTGCTGATCTTTCCGCACCTGGCGCTGGCCCCCTACATGCGCGGCCTGGACCCCATTCTCGGCCTCGACGAGCCCAGCCCCGAACAGCCGGCGCTAGCCGTGCGCAGGCTGGTCGCGGTGCTGATCGCCGCGTTCGCGACACCGAATACCTCCGATAACCCAGCCCCAATGCGATCTGAGGAGGTCACATGA
- a CDS encoding R2-like ligand-binding oxidase, translating to MNRTRIASMTQGGLNWDSLPLKLFAGGNAKFWNPADIDFSRDRQDWERLTDDERSYATLLCAEFIAGEESVTQDIQPFMAAMRAEGRIGDEMYLTQFAFEEAKHVQVFRMWLDAVGVTEDLNDLLDDVPTYRTIFYDELPECLSALSVDPSPAAQVRASVTYNHMVEGMLALTGYYIWHKICVDRGILPGMQELVRRIGDDERRHMAWGTFTCRRHVAADDANWGVFETRMNELMPLGLRLIEEGFALYDPMPFGLSTDVSMQYASDKGMRRFGTISSARGRPLGEIDLDYSPLQLEDTFAEEDERALATV from the coding sequence ATGAACCGCACCCGAATTGCCTCAATGACCCAAGGCGGTCTCAACTGGGATAGCTTGCCGCTCAAGCTGTTTGCGGGAGGCAATGCAAAATTCTGGAATCCGGCCGACATCGACTTTTCCCGTGACCGGCAGGACTGGGAACGCCTGACCGACGACGAACGCAGCTACGCCACCCTGCTGTGCGCCGAGTTCATCGCCGGCGAGGAATCGGTGACCCAGGACATCCAGCCGTTCATGGCCGCGATGCGGGCCGAGGGCCGAATCGGCGACGAGATGTACCTGACGCAGTTCGCCTTCGAGGAGGCCAAGCACGTCCAGGTGTTTCGCATGTGGCTCGACGCCGTCGGCGTCACCGAGGACCTGAACGACCTCCTCGACGACGTCCCGACCTACCGCACGATTTTCTACGACGAACTGCCGGAGTGTCTGAGTGCGCTGTCAGTCGATCCGTCGCCGGCCGCGCAGGTCCGGGCGTCGGTGACCTACAACCACATGGTCGAAGGCATGCTGGCGCTGACCGGCTACTACATCTGGCACAAGATCTGCGTCGACCGCGGCATCCTGCCCGGCATGCAGGAGCTGGTCCGGCGCATCGGCGACGACGAGCGACGCCACATGGCGTGGGGCACCTTCACCTGCCGGCGCCACGTCGCCGCCGACGACGCCAACTGGGGTGTCTTCGAAACGCGGATGAACGAGCTGATGCCGCTCGGCCTGCGCCTGATCGAGGAGGGCTTCGCCCTGTACGACCCGATGCCTTTCGGGCTGTCGACGGACGTGTCCATGCAGTACGCCTCCGACAAGGGCATGCGCCGGTTCGGCACCATCTCCAGCGCCCGCGGTCGCCCGCTCGGCGAGATCGACCTGGACTATTCGCCGCTGCAGCTCGAGGACACCTTCGCCGAGGAGGACGAGCGGGCGCTGGCGACCGTTTAG
- a CDS encoding NADP-dependent succinic semialdehyde dehydrogenase, translating to MAIATINPATGETVKTFTPATDDEVEAAIARAHARFLDYRHNTTFAQRAEWANATADLLEAEADEVGAMMTLEMGKTLKSAKGEALKCAKGFRYYAENAEKLLADEPAEASKVGAKRAYTRWQPLGVALAVMPWNFPLWQAVRFAAPALMAGNVGLLKHASNVPQSALYLSDVIARGGFPADCFQTLLVSSSAVERILRDPRVKAATLTGSEPAGQSVAAICGDEIKPTVMELGGSDPFIVMPSVDLDEAVKTAVTARTQNNGQSCIAAKRFIVHTDIYDAFVDKFVERMAALKVGDPTDPDTDVGPLATESGRDEIAKQVDDAVAAGAKVRLGGKTPDQPGWFYPPTVVTDISKDMALYTEEVFGPVASMYRASGIDEAIEIANATTFGLGSNAWTNDEAEQQRFIEDIEAGQVFINGMTVSYPELGFGGVKRSGYGRELAGLGIRAFCNAKTVWVG from the coding sequence ATGGCGATCGCGACCATCAACCCGGCCACCGGCGAAACCGTAAAGACGTTCACGCCGGCTACCGACGACGAAGTCGAAGCGGCCATTGCCCGCGCACACGCGCGGTTCCTGGACTACCGCCACAACACCACCTTCGCCCAGCGCGCGGAGTGGGCCAACGCCACGGCTGACCTGCTGGAGGCCGAGGCCGACGAGGTCGGGGCCATGATGACCCTCGAGATGGGCAAGACCCTGAAATCGGCCAAGGGCGAAGCACTCAAGTGCGCTAAGGGTTTTCGCTACTACGCCGAGAACGCCGAGAAGTTGTTGGCCGACGAGCCCGCGGAAGCTTCCAAGGTCGGCGCGAAAAGGGCCTACACCCGGTGGCAGCCGCTCGGTGTGGCGCTGGCCGTGATGCCGTGGAACTTCCCGCTCTGGCAGGCCGTGCGGTTCGCCGCGCCGGCGTTGATGGCCGGCAACGTCGGTCTGCTCAAGCACGCCTCGAACGTGCCGCAGTCGGCGCTGTATCTGTCCGACGTGATCGCCCGCGGCGGGTTCCCGGCCGACTGCTTCCAGACGCTGCTGGTGTCGTCCAGCGCCGTCGAGCGCATCCTGCGCGACCCCCGGGTCAAAGCGGCCACCCTGACCGGCAGCGAGCCGGCCGGCCAATCCGTCGCCGCGATCTGCGGTGACGAGATAAAACCCACCGTGATGGAGCTCGGCGGCAGCGACCCGTTCATCGTGATGCCGTCGGTGGACCTCGACGAAGCGGTCAAGACCGCGGTCACCGCACGGACGCAAAACAACGGCCAATCTTGTATCGCCGCCAAGCGATTCATCGTGCACACCGACATCTACGACGCCTTCGTCGACAAGTTCGTCGAGCGGATGGCCGCGCTCAAGGTCGGTGACCCGACCGACCCGGACACCGACGTAGGACCCCTGGCCACCGAGTCGGGCCGCGACGAGATCGCCAAGCAGGTCGACGACGCCGTTGCGGCCGGTGCCAAGGTCCGTCTCGGCGGCAAGACTCCCGACCAACCGGGCTGGTTCTACCCGCCGACGGTGGTCACGGATATCTCCAAGGACATGGCGCTCTACACCGAGGAGGTGTTCGGCCCGGTCGCCTCGATGTATCGCGCCTCGGGCATCGACGAGGCCATCGAGATCGCCAACGCGACCACGTTCGGCCTGGGATCCAATGCTTGGACCAACGACGAGGCCGAGCAGCAGCGGTTCATCGAAGACATCGAGGCCGGGCAGGTCTTCATCAACGGGATGACGGTGTCCTATCCGGAGCTCGGGTTCGGCGGCGTCAAGCGGTCCGGCTACGGCCGCGAGCTGGCGGGCCTGGGCATCCGCGCTTTCTGCAACGCCAAGACCGTCTGGGTCGGCTAA
- a CDS encoding TetR/AcrR family transcriptional regulator has translation MFSNEEKAPIPVDQPRARPGRPRSQESRVAVLSATSELMHEVGLRAMTTEEIAARSGASKATIYKWWPNKYALAVEAFLSEMAIESADHDTGSAREDFRLALRGMTRLYTSESGRAYAQLIGEAQFDPQVGAQLREYLVGSRRKLVRAIWDRGVARGELRADIDPEVAIDLIFGPAMYRLVAGHAPLDDASADAIVDAAMRGLGN, from the coding sequence ATGTTCAGTAATGAGGAAAAGGCACCGATACCGGTGGACCAACCCCGGGCCCGCCCGGGCCGACCACGCAGCCAGGAGTCCCGGGTGGCCGTGCTGAGTGCGACGTCGGAGCTGATGCACGAGGTCGGCCTGCGAGCGATGACGACCGAGGAGATCGCCGCCCGGAGCGGGGCAAGCAAGGCAACGATTTACAAGTGGTGGCCCAACAAGTACGCCCTGGCCGTCGAGGCCTTTCTGTCGGAGATGGCGATCGAGTCGGCCGATCACGACACCGGATCGGCACGCGAGGACTTTCGCCTGGCGCTGCGCGGCATGACCCGCTTGTATACCAGCGAGAGCGGCCGCGCCTACGCCCAACTCATCGGTGAAGCGCAATTCGACCCGCAAGTCGGCGCGCAGCTGCGCGAGTATCTGGTGGGCTCACGGCGCAAACTGGTCCGGGCGATTTGGGATCGCGGTGTCGCCAGGGGCGAATTGCGCGCGGACATCGACCCCGAGGTCGCGATCGATCTGATCTTCGGGCCCGCGATGTATCGACTAGTCGCCGGCCACGCTCCCCTTGACGACGCCAGCGCCGACGCGATCGTCGACGCGGCGATGCGCGGACTGGGCAACTGA
- a CDS encoding AMP-binding protein, which produces MSEPVPPIGTQISALAELAPDEPAVTCDGLTITRGELDRSTNRLARAYAERGVGVGDYVTMVLPNSVEWIQAAVACWKLGAVPQPLSARLPAAELAGLLQLRPPTLLVGPESHEIPSVPAGFIPDPALSDAGLPEAVSPVWKAMGSGGSTGRPKLIESGDDSRIPAAIGYPLGAQEGDTSLLPVPLSHNTGFTTATIALLMRHHLVLMSRFDPHQFLRLITDHRVTFLTTVPTIMQRTLPVYQADPSAYDLSSIRRFWHLAAPCPPAIKQAWIDLLGPEKVWELYGGTELQALTFISGDQWLTHRGSVGVVVAGEMKVLDDDGNPCAPGVVGEIYMRPSPGSAPTYRYVGAKAKSRDGWDSLGDLGYFDDEGFLYLSDRRVDMFTVGGRNVYPAEIENALSAHPEVLSCLVVGVPDPNAGDLGQVPYALVQTTDSSTLDAAGVQEFLRANISGYKVPHTVEFVDASLRDDAGKARRSAVRAEIIARIPAAEAG; this is translated from the coding sequence ATGAGTGAGCCGGTCCCGCCGATCGGTACCCAGATTTCGGCGCTCGCCGAACTAGCCCCCGACGAGCCGGCAGTCACCTGTGACGGCCTGACCATCACCCGAGGCGAACTCGACCGCTCGACAAACCGGCTGGCCCGCGCCTATGCCGAGCGCGGCGTCGGCGTCGGCGATTACGTGACGATGGTGCTGCCCAACTCGGTCGAGTGGATCCAGGCCGCCGTGGCGTGCTGGAAGCTCGGCGCGGTACCCCAGCCGCTGTCGGCTCGACTGCCGGCCGCCGAGCTGGCCGGCCTGCTGCAGTTACGCCCGCCCACCTTGCTGGTAGGTCCGGAAAGCCACGAAATCCCCAGTGTGCCAGCCGGTTTCATACCCGACCCAGCATTGTCCGACGCCGGCTTACCCGAAGCCGTCTCACCGGTGTGGAAGGCGATGGGGTCAGGTGGCAGCACGGGCCGCCCCAAGCTGATCGAATCCGGCGACGACAGCCGGATACCGGCGGCGATTGGGTATCCGCTGGGCGCACAGGAGGGCGACACGTCGCTGCTCCCGGTTCCGTTGTCGCACAACACCGGTTTCACCACGGCGACGATCGCGTTGCTGATGCGCCACCACCTGGTGCTGATGAGCCGGTTCGACCCGCACCAATTCCTGCGGCTGATCACCGACCACCGCGTGACGTTCCTGACGACCGTGCCGACGATCATGCAGCGGACACTGCCGGTGTATCAGGCCGACCCGTCGGCCTACGACCTCTCGTCGATCCGACGGTTCTGGCACCTGGCGGCGCCTTGCCCGCCGGCGATCAAGCAGGCGTGGATCGACCTGCTGGGTCCGGAAAAGGTCTGGGAGCTCTACGGCGGCACCGAATTACAGGCACTGACCTTCATCTCGGGTGACCAGTGGCTGACGCACCGCGGCTCGGTGGGCGTCGTCGTCGCCGGCGAGATGAAGGTGCTCGACGACGACGGAAACCCCTGTGCGCCCGGCGTGGTGGGCGAGATCTACATGCGCCCGAGCCCGGGCAGCGCGCCCACGTATCGCTACGTCGGGGCGAAAGCGAAAAGCCGCGACGGCTGGGACTCGCTGGGCGATCTGGGCTACTTCGACGACGAGGGGTTTCTGTATCTGTCCGACCGGCGGGTCGACATGTTCACCGTCGGCGGCCGCAACGTGTATCCCGCGGAGATCGAGAACGCGCTGTCGGCACACCCGGAAGTGTTGTCCTGCTTGGTCGTTGGCGTCCCGGACCCGAACGCCGGCGATTTGGGCCAGGTGCCCTACGCGCTGGTGCAGACGACCGACAGCTCGACGTTGGACGCCGCCGGCGTGCAGGAGTTCCTGCGCGCCAACATCTCCGGCTACAAGGTGCCGCACACCGTCGAGTTCGTCGACGCGTCGTTGCGCGACGATGCCGGCAAGGCCCGGCGATCGGCGGTCCGGGCCGAGATCATCGCGCGAATACCGGCCGCCGAAGCGGGCTGA
- a CDS encoding acetolactate synthase large subunit yields the protein MSTAARLMVQCLENEGVSVVFGLPGEENIRFVQALASSQIRYVLTRHEQAAAFMAEMYGRVTGRAAVVSATLGPGAINMQLGVADATTNSTPMVAISAQVGEDRQYKESHQYVDLVSMFAPITRWADGVPTARAIPEMFRKAFKVAEAERPAAVYLAVPEQIDADEADYDLTPLPRNVVRAEAPAPGQIERAVDILRNAKRPVVLAGHGAARADATAALVRFSEEFGFQVANTFHGKGVMPDDHPNSIGTIGFMRHDYVNFGFDNADVVVAVGYELQEFDPIRINPQADKKIIHIHRFPAEVDMHYSVDVGIIGDISASLRALTEALAGHHCADETDVPGSGLLADEFARGQQDSRYPLAPQRVVADIRAALGRSDVVLVDTGATKMWMARLYPTYERNTCLVSNGLSTMAFALPGALGVKLARPESKVLAVVGDGAFLMNSQEIETAAREKIPLVVLIWEDGGYGLIEWKMDLELGAHYYVKFGNPDIVKYAESFGAKGYRINTADELLPTLQTALADDGVSLICCPVDYSENLRLTDRLGELDETL from the coding sequence ATGAGTACAGCCGCTCGGCTGATGGTTCAGTGCCTGGAAAACGAGGGCGTTTCGGTGGTGTTCGGGCTGCCGGGTGAGGAGAACATCCGATTCGTGCAGGCCCTGGCGTCTTCGCAGATCCGCTACGTGCTCACCCGGCACGAGCAGGCCGCGGCGTTCATGGCCGAGATGTACGGCCGCGTGACCGGCCGTGCTGCAGTGGTCTCGGCGACGTTGGGTCCGGGTGCGATCAACATGCAGCTCGGGGTCGCCGACGCGACGACCAACAGCACGCCGATGGTCGCGATCTCCGCGCAGGTCGGCGAGGACCGCCAGTACAAGGAGTCGCATCAGTACGTCGACCTGGTCTCGATGTTCGCCCCGATCACCCGCTGGGCCGACGGCGTGCCCACCGCGCGCGCGATCCCGGAGATGTTCCGCAAGGCGTTCAAGGTCGCCGAGGCCGAGCGTCCGGCGGCGGTGTACCTCGCCGTGCCCGAGCAAATCGACGCCGACGAGGCCGATTACGACCTGACCCCGCTACCGCGCAACGTGGTCCGCGCCGAGGCGCCGGCTCCCGGGCAGATCGAACGCGCGGTCGACATCCTGCGCAACGCCAAGCGCCCGGTCGTGCTGGCCGGGCACGGCGCTGCGCGCGCCGACGCCACCGCGGCCCTGGTCCGGTTCTCCGAGGAGTTCGGCTTCCAGGTCGCCAATACCTTCCACGGCAAGGGCGTCATGCCCGACGATCACCCCAACAGCATCGGAACTATCGGGTTCATGCGGCACGACTACGTCAACTTCGGGTTCGACAACGCCGACGTCGTGGTCGCGGTCGGCTATGAACTGCAGGAATTTGACCCCATTCGGATCAACCCGCAGGCCGACAAGAAGATCATCCACATTCACCGCTTCCCGGCCGAGGTCGACATGCACTACTCGGTCGACGTCGGGATCATCGGCGACATCAGTGCCTCGCTCAGAGCGCTGACCGAGGCGCTGGCCGGCCACCACTGCGCCGACGAGACCGACGTGCCGGGGTCCGGTCTGCTTGCCGACGAATTCGCTCGGGGACAACAGGATTCGCGCTACCCGTTGGCGCCGCAACGGGTGGTCGCCGACATCCGGGCCGCGCTGGGCCGTAGCGACGTCGTGCTGGTCGACACCGGAGCGACCAAGATGTGGATGGCGCGGCTCTACCCCACCTACGAGCGCAACACCTGTTTGGTCTCGAATGGATTGTCCACCATGGCTTTTGCGCTGCCGGGGGCGCTCGGCGTGAAGCTAGCACGACCCGAGTCGAAGGTGCTCGCCGTGGTGGGCGATGGCGCCTTCCTGATGAATTCGCAGGAAATCGAGACCGCCGCGCGGGAGAAGATACCGCTGGTGGTGCTGATCTGGGAGGACGGCGGTTACGGGCTGATCGAATGGAAGATGGACCTCGAGCTCGGCGCCCACTACTACGTGAAGTTCGGCAACCCCGACATCGTCAAGTACGCCGAAAGCTTTGGTGCCAAAGGGTATCGGATTAACACCGCCGACGAGCTGTTGCCGACGCTGCAGACCGCGCTCGCCGACGACGGGGTGTCGCTGATCTGCTGCCCGGTGGATTACTCGGAGAACCTACGACTGACCGACCGGCTCGGCGAGTTGGACGAAACGCTTTAG
- a CDS encoding YbjN domain-containing protein, producing the protein MEIEPLSTELIERYLRSRHLRFFCSDDGEEFMMVLSNYERGKLHVNLRINGLRRDILEISVSPAGYYPASDRPRLMELVNDWNRDTHWPKAFVRETAQPSHVSVVGESAYLLTDGIHLDGLGNFIKSTAEYGTDLIEKIERAISLPSADALEEWMDRTS; encoded by the coding sequence ATGGAGATCGAGCCTTTGAGTACCGAGCTGATCGAACGCTATCTGCGGTCGCGACACTTGCGATTCTTCTGCAGCGACGACGGCGAGGAATTCATGATGGTGTTGTCCAACTACGAGCGGGGCAAGCTGCACGTGAACCTGCGGATCAACGGGTTGCGGCGCGACATCCTGGAGATCTCGGTCAGCCCCGCCGGGTACTACCCGGCCAGCGACCGTCCGCGCCTGATGGAACTGGTGAACGACTGGAACCGCGATACCCATTGGCCCAAGGCGTTTGTCCGCGAGACGGCGCAGCCAAGCCACGTCAGCGTGGTCGGTGAGAGCGCCTACCTGCTGACCGATGGCATCCACCTGGATGGACTGGGCAACTTCATCAAGTCCACCGCCGAATACGGGACCGACCTGATCGAGAAGATCGAACGGGCCATCAGCCTGCCCTCCGCCGATGCCTTGGAAGAATGGATGGACCGCACCAGCTAG
- a CDS encoding acyltransferase family protein: MRACAAMGVVITHVAFQTGHSSGVDGRLFGRFDLAVAVFFALSGFLLWRGHAAAARDLGPDGSKGPPTGHYLRSRGVRIMPAYLVAVVVILTLLPDADHASLTVWLANLALTQIYVPLTLTGGLTQMWSLSVEVSFYLALPILALLARRIPVRARVPVIAALGALSWAWGWVPLHTESGNPLNWPPAFFSWFAAGMLLAEWVYSPVGLAVRIARRRVLMAVIALAAFLVAASPLAGPEGLIPGTATQFAVKTSMGSIVAFALVAPLVLDRVDTRHRLLGTTGMVTLGRWSYGLFIWHLAALAMVFPVIGIFPFTGHMPTVLMLTLIFGFAIAAVSYALVESPCREALRRWEKRERPAAQAMDAEADAIAP; this comes from the coding sequence ATGCGCGCCTGCGCGGCCATGGGCGTGGTCATCACCCACGTGGCCTTCCAGACCGGTCACTCCAGCGGTGTCGACGGAAGGCTGTTCGGCCGCTTCGACCTCGCCGTGGCGGTGTTCTTCGCGTTGTCGGGGTTCCTGCTCTGGCGCGGCCATGCGGCGGCGGCCCGGGATCTGGGACCAGATGGTTCCAAGGGCCCGCCCACCGGCCACTACCTGCGATCGCGGGGGGTCCGCATCATGCCGGCCTATCTGGTGGCCGTCGTCGTGATCCTCACCCTGCTGCCCGACGCGGACCACGCCAGCCTCACGGTGTGGCTGGCAAACCTGGCGCTCACCCAGATCTATGTGCCGCTCACCCTGACCGGCGGTCTGACGCAGATGTGGAGCCTGTCGGTGGAGGTCAGTTTCTATCTGGCGCTGCCGATTCTCGCGCTATTGGCCCGCCGCATTCCGGTGCGGGCCCGGGTGCCGGTGATCGCCGCGCTGGGTGCGCTCAGCTGGGCGTGGGGCTGGGTGCCGCTGCACACGGAATCCGGGAACCCGCTGAACTGGCCGCCGGCCTTCTTTTCCTGGTTCGCCGCCGGCATGCTGCTGGCCGAGTGGGTTTACAGCCCGGTCGGGCTGGCAGTGCGCATAGCGCGCCGCCGGGTTCTGATGGCCGTCATCGCGTTGGCCGCGTTCCTGGTGGCTGCCTCGCCGCTGGCGGGTCCCGAGGGCTTGATCCCGGGGACCGCCACGCAGTTCGCGGTGAAGACCTCGATGGGCTCGATCGTCGCGTTCGCGTTGGTCGCGCCGCTGGTGCTGGATCGGGTCGACACCCGGCACCGGCTGTTGGGCACCACCGGGATGGTCACCCTGGGGCGCTGGTCCTACGGCCTGTTCATCTGGCACCTGGCCGCCCTGGCCATGGTCTTCCCGGTGATCGGCATCTTCCCGTTCACCGGCCACATGCCGACGGTGTTGATGCTGACGCTGATCTTCGGTTTCGCGATCGCGGCGGTGAGCTACGCGCTGGTCGAATCGCCGTGCCGGGAGGCGTTGCGGCGCTGGGAGAAACGGGAGAGGCCGGCCGCGCAGGCGATGGATGCCGAGGCGGACGCCATAGCGCCCTAG